A stretch of DNA from Hydrogenophaga sp. SL48:
ATCACCCAAGACCGTCCAAGCGCATTGCTGTGTCCTGCGTCCCTATGCACGTGCCGCTCCCTGATAGCCGGATATTCGCGGCGAAGTGGGCCTTCAGGCGCCCGCTTTGACCTCATACACAATAAGATACAAACAACGCGAAGCTAGCCATCCGGCAGCTTGCTGGGAGGCTCCGTCGTGCAAGTTCTGAGTTTCAAGACCAATGGTCAGTGGCTGGCAGTCGTACCGCAACTTCCGCCCATCCCTGGAGCCGCACAACCGGCTGCACCTGCTTCTGAAGACCCTGCGACGGCTGAAGCCAAGCGAGCGCTGTCCGACGTCATGCGCTGCAGCAACCTCGTTGTGCTTGCCGGCTTGGGTACATCGCTTTGTGTGCAGCCGGCCGTCGCCAACGGCCCGAAGGCGCCGACCATGTGGGACCTCTGGCAGCAGATTGGCGCGCGGCAAGTCGCGGCGGCGGCTGCGGCAATTCCAGTCGGCCCGAACTTCCAGCAGCTCCTTACTTTGGTAGGGCATCCTGCCGCAAAAACCGACATTGAGGCACTGATGTCACGCTGCCGGCTCGCCGAGTCGTTCCTGACCGGTGCCCAGAAAGATGAAGTGACGAAGTTCGTCGCCCTTGCCGAGGCGCACATCATTGCCGCCACCAACTTCCTGGAGCACAACCACCCATTGCCAGTCCACACCGAATTTCTACGGCGCGCGGCACGTCGCCCGCAGCGCAAGTCGCGGATGAAGGTGTTCACAACCAACTACGACCGTTGCTATGAAGAGGCCGGCCGCCAAGGCCGCTACGTCGTGGTGGACGGTTTTTCGCACACAGTTCCACCGACTTTCGATGCGATCCACTTCAGCTACGAGACAGTTCGGCGCCTGGGTGACAGCGAGTCTTTTGACCCGATTCCGAACTGCTTCCACCTGTACAAGCTCCACGGTTCAGTGGATTGGCAGCGGCAGGAGCCCTCGGGCGAAATCATGAAGTGGGTGACAGGTGGCAAGCCGGTATTGATTTACCCGCGGAACTCGAAGTACGAGCTGGCGTTCGAGCAGCCCTACCTTGAGATGATAGGGGCGTTCCAGACGGCGGTGCGAGAACCGGATACCGGGCTGCTCGTTGTGGGCTTCGGCTTCAATGACAACCATCTGGCCGAGCCCATCATGTCCGCCATCCGTTCCAACCTGTCCATGAAGATCGTGGTGGTGAGCCCGGGCCTGGCCCCCTGGAACAACGGAGTGGTCAACGGGCCTGGCGAGTGCGAGAACAACAAGTATCTGGGCCAGCTGAAGAGTCTTGCCGTCGCCGGCGACGCACGGATCACGCTGCTCAACTGCGGATTTGAGCAGATGGTGCCGTTCGTGCCTGACCTCGCGGCCGAAACCGACCTCGAGCGCCATGTCGCTCGGCTGCGCAACATCGGTGTCGCATGAGCGGGCTAGTCGTTTCGCCATTCGATAGGCAGCGCTACGTCGGCTCCGTATGCACCGTTCGGCCGGCGACAGTCGAGGTCAACTTGCCGTTCGCATCACATCCCGGGAGCGGTCACGTGGCCGGCTACTCGCTCCAACGTGGTCAGGTCGGAGAGTTCGTCCTCATTGAGGGAGAAGAGCACGCAGTGCTTGGCCGCCTTATCGAGACCAGGCTGCCCGAGCGTGACCGATTGACGGTCGAACCGACGCACGAGCGAGACGAGCGGCCGATTCCCGTCGGCGTGGTCCAACTCCTTACGGCTGTCGACCTTGAGACCGGCACTCCGTTGCGGGGCATCCCCATCTCGCCGCGCATCGGCCAGCACGTCTTCTCGGCCCATCCATTGGTCATGAAGCAGGTCGTCGAGGCGGGCATTACGCCGGAAGCTCAGCGCATCAACCTTGCCAGGTTCCCGCATGCCCGAGACACCCTGGTGTCGCTATCGCCAAGTCAACTTTTGGGCCGGCACTGCGCAGTGCTTGGCGCCACCGGCGGTGGCAAGAGCTGGACGCTGGCTCTTCTCGTCGAGGAAATTGTTCGGCTTGGCGGCAAGGCGATCCTATTCGATGCGACTGGCGAGTTTCAAACTCAGGTCCACCCAGGGATCACGCACGTTCATCTCGGTGGCCGCAAGGTCGACCAGAACGACTCGCGTCGTTTCCTGAGCTTCCCGTACTGGGAATTGACGGAGTCCGACCTGTTCGTCTTGTTGCGCCCGAGCCCTGGCGTGCAGGCGCCTAAGCTGAAGGAAGCACTGCGGAGCCTGAAGATCGCGCAGCTGGTTCAGGGCATGGCGACGAACGGCCTGATTCGCAAGTCGGGAACGCCGCGACTCCCGTTCGAGGCGGCTTGTGTGCAGCATGGGCTCGCGCTGAGGCGCACGGGCACTTACTTCGACATCGGGCAGCTCTCAAATCAGATTTGGGAGGAGTGCGTCTACCCCTCCGGCTTTCAAGCTCAGGCGGCAAACTGGGGTGGACCGAATCCAAACGAACAGTCCGCCTGCGCGACGCTCATGTCGCGGATCGAGAGCGAGCTTGCGTCGCCCAACCTGGAGTGCCTGTTCGCACCGGCGGGCCTGGAGTCACTACCAGGCGTCATCGAGGCCTTCCTGGCGGACCCGGCGCAGCGAGTGCTGCGTATCAGCCTGGAGTTCCTCTCCTTCGAGCACAACGCTCGAGAAGTGGTCGCCAATGCGGTCGGACGTTATCTTCTGGGCTTGGCGCGCCAGGGCCGTTTCATGGCCAATCCAGTCGTGGCGATCCTTGATGAAGCGCACCAGTTTCTGGACAAATCAGTCGGTGACGAGTTCTCCAAGACAGACTTGGACGCGTTCGGGCTGATTGCCAAGGAAGGCCGAAAGTATTCGCTCACCTGCGTGCTGGCCACCCAGCGGCCACGGGACATCCCTGAGGATGTGTTGAGTCAGATGGGCATGTTCATTGTCCACAGGCTCATCAACGAACGGGATCGGAACATCGTGGAGAAGGCCTGTGGCGACCTAGATGCGTCTGCCGCAGCATTCCTGCCGACTCTTGGCCAAGGTGAGGCCATGGTAGTCGGTGTCAGCTCGCCGATGCCGCTGCCTGTCGCCATCAATCGACCCGCGCGGCCGCCTTCCTCAAGGTCTGCAGATTACGAAAACCTGTGGGGATAGCACATGGCCGAATCTACCTACACGAAGCGCTTCGCCGTACTGGGACACCAGCGAGTGAGTCGGTACTGTTTTGCATGCTCAAGATAAAGATGTACCCGGCTAAGAACGGGGATGCCCTTCTTGTTAGCGCGTTCGGTACTCACATCCTTGTAGATGCTGGCTACGGAAGCACCTTTGACGAGCACATTGCTCCCGACCTGAAGCATCTCTCAGGCGAAGGGTATCGGTTGGACTTGCTTATCTGCACTCACATCGACCGGGACCATATTGCTGGAGTTATCGAGTTCATCTCCGCGAACGGGCCAAGCAGCGCGCGGAGCGTGATTGATGTCAGCCAGGTTTGGCACAACAGCCTTCGCTCGCTCTCGTGGCCTGCTGGAAAGCCCGATAGCACGTATGACCGTCAAGTACTGGAGGCGATCAGGAAGCGAGGGTTTCCGCTGCCACGATCTGCTGGGGCAAGTGCAAACACGATCGGGGCGAAACAGGGAAGCTCTTTGGCACGGCTCCTAAGAGACCACAACTACCGATGGAACGACGTCGATGGCACGACGCCGGTTAAGAGCGATCGACCACCCGAAGCGTTGGCGAATGGCGTTCTCGTCCACCTGCTCGGTCCAACGAAGACTCGACTGGAAGAGCTTCGCGCCTGGTGGCTCAGGGAGATGCGCAGACTTTCCTACAAGGGGACCGCGGCGATCGACACCATCATTGAGGACGCATACGAGATGGTTTGCGCTTCCGCGCGACAGCACGTCGTGCCAACGGCGAAAACGATCTCCTCGGCGAGCAAAAAAAGACTTCGTGACGTGTATGTGGCAGACGACTCTCTAACCAATGGCAGCTCGATTGCCGCGATCGTTGAAGGCGGAGCCAAACGCTTGCTGCTGTTAGGTGACGCGTGGGCTGAAGACATCGCCGCGGAGTTGCGGAGAACCCACGGCGGCGACAGTTTGAAGCTATTCGATGCCATCAAGGTGTCACACCATGGCAGCTTGCGCAACACCAGCGTAGACCTCCTATCGCTCATCGACGCACCGCTTTTCTTGATCTCGACCAATGGGTCAGGACACGACCACCCGAACTTTGAGGTTCTGGCAGAGATAGTCGATAGGCCGGCTGCGTTTGAACGAACTATCTACTTCAACTACGAGACACCAGCTTCCACTCGCCTGAAAGCGCACTTATCGAGGTCAGGGGCGAGGTTCAACGTGCGCATCACGCAGAATGATTGGATTCAGGTTTAGGGAGAGAAGAATGACAGAAGAGGAAGTGAAGCTCGCGACGTGCCAAGTACTAGGCCTCGGTGAAGTCGGCACCGGCTGGCTCGTATCGGCGAACCACGTCCTGACGGCCTATCACTGTCTTGGCGACGAGGCCGCCGAAGGAGCGGTCATCGAGGTGAGCTTCGGTGTCGGGCCATCAGCGTCGAAAATTTCGGCGATCGTTGACGCCTTTGAGGAACGGTTGGATGTTTGCCTGCTGCGCCTTGCCGATGCCTCAGAGCTAACGCCCATTCCCGTGCACGCCGAAGTCGTACGCCCAGGCGAACGATGGCAGGCGTTCGGATTTCCGGTCACCAAGCTGCTGATCGGCGGGGTGTTCTCGGGAACGGTTCAGCAATCGTTGACCGAGTTGGCCAACGGCGTGGACCTAGACCTTTCAGTCAGCCCTGAAACGGCTCTATCCGACTACCGAGGATTGTCCGGCGCCGCCCTCATCACCGCATATGGCTGCCAGGGGATGCTGCGCGTCAGCGTCGACAACTCACTCGGCGCAGTCAGCATGGAGTCCATGAGCGGCTTTCTAGCCGAAAACAACCTGCTCCCCGAAGAGGAGGCGGTTGAGGACGGCGCGTCGCCCTTCGCATCGCGCCCGGCGTTTGACGAGGTTTTCGAATCCACCTTAGTCCAGGCCTCAGGTGGTTATCTTTTCCTGGATGGTGCGCACGGGATCGGCAAGTCCACCTATTGCCGCGGCTTCAGTCCGAATTCTGAAGCCGTCGAGACACTTGGGGTCTATGGCTTCACCGAGCGAAGCCACGGCTTCACCCCGTCACTTCAGGCGCAGCCGGAAGTATTCGTCGACTGGCTGACAACCCTCGTATCAACTCGAGCAACGGGCAAACCGGCTCGATTGAGGGAACGCACCTATGCGCAACTGATTCAGGCGACTCACCAGGCTCTGGGCGACTTGGCGAGTCGCTGCGCAGCCAGGGGGCGGGTCGGCTTATTGTTCATCGACGGTGTTAACGAGGTGGCTGCACTTGGATGCGACACCCTCGAGCGATTTGTTGGCCTTCTTCCCACAACCATCCCAAAAGGACTGAAGGTCGTGGTGGTAGGCGCGGGTCTGGACGCGATAGCGAATCGCCTTGGACTGCTACTTCAAGGGGCCAAGAGGATGACGCTTCCGGCGCTGGAAGAGGATATCCAGTACCGGCTGTGCGCGCGCTCGCTTGATGAAGACAAAGCTACGCCTAGCCTGGTCTCTGCCCTGTGCGAACGCGCGAGGGGTCATCCGCTGTACCTTCGGTATCTCGTCGATCTCGTGAATGGCGGAGCCGACGTGAACGACCTGGAGGCGTTGCCGCCCTTCAGCGGGTCGATTGAGGACTACTACGAGAGGATCTGGTCCAGGCTGCTTGTTGATGCCGACGCAATCAACCTGCTGGGCATCATCGCTCGACTTCGATGGGGGATCCCGACGAGCGACTTGATGGGGATGCTCACCGCGTCAGAGTCGGCAGCCTTCGTCCCCACGATCACCCGCATCCGTCACTTACTGTCGGGGCCGAGCACGACGGAGGTCTATCACTCGTCGTTCTCAGATTTCGTCGTCCACAAGACTTCAACCCAGAGCGATTGGATCCAAGGTCGACTGTCAGACTACTGCGTGCAGCCAGGCAGCGGAGAGTACGGAGAACTCAATCGGGTCTTCCATGGACTGCTCAGCCGCACGGAGAAGAAGCTGACGGCACTCGCGGAGTGTCAGCAGCGCTGGGTCGACCGATGCGTTCTTCTCGGCGCTGAGCCGGATGTGCTCCTTGGAGACATAGAGGACTCGCTGAATGCCGCCATTCAGGTAGGGACAGCTACGGAGATCGTCCGTCTGCTGCTGCTGTCGCAAAGGCTCAAGTTTCGCTACGACACTCTGTTCGCGCAGTCTGCCAGCTTGGCTGCGGAGGCCCTCATTGCGCTGGGTAAGACTGAGCAGGCACTCCGTCATATCCTCAGACATGGCCAGCTCATAGTCGATCCTGGAGAAGCGTTTTCAATCGTTAGACGACTCATTGAAGCGGGGCATCCCGAGGAAGGTGTCAGGGTGCTGCGCAAAGTGGATACGCTGCTGCACTCGACCCTCACGCGGGACAGAGTCAAGCTGAATGAGTACTTCGACGCTGCGTCGATTCGGCTCCAAGGCTACGCATTGGCTGACCACGCGGGCGCTGAGACCTCAAGAGACGATTTTCTTGAGCACCTTGTGAGTCTAGTCAGTGACCCAAGGAACAACATTTCTCGGGAGAATGGACAGCGTCTCCTGACCGATTTGATCGGCAACATGTTTGGTACGGCAGTCTGTGTAGCCCATGCTTACAAGCCCTTGGCACTGATCCCGATACCACCCGGGACGCCCGACAAGTACCAAGCCCTCTCCCTCCTATCCATTCTTAGGCACGCGCACATTCACGCGCGCCACTACGACGCCCGACTTCCCAAGGACAAGCTGGGCATGTTGCTTGAAGACATCAGCGGCAAGGTCGATGACACCCTGACGCCCGAGGAGAAGGAATTTGGAGTTGTTGACCTTCTGATCGAGGCTTGCGCCAGCCCCACATTGGTGGAGCGCTACGCCAAAGGTCTGGAGTGGGAAGCAGGTGCGCTACCTCTTTACACGGAGAACAAGTCGCTTGCTGACAGCCGGGCCTTCATAGAGGGCTACTCGCACCTGAGAGCCGCCTATTTCCTGAATCGAAATCAGGTCCTTCCCTCGCCCGCCTCCTTAGAGCCCCACGAGTGGGAGGAGCGCCTCGATACCTTGGCCAGAAGCGTCATATGGCTGGATGCAAAAGCCCGCCGTGCCTATGCCTCAAACGACCAACAAGGACTCGCCGCCGCCAAGGCTTACCTGACCGAAGAGGTACTGCCGTGCTTCAAGCTTCAGCTTGCATCGCGCGTTCAGTGGCCAGTTGCCTACTTCGTCCCTGAGAACATCGTACCGATCCTTTACGGATGCCTGACCGACGTCTGCCTGGATTGTCTGCCAGGCGAGATCGGCGACCTCGTCGGCGTCATCGAGCAGGCGTTCGAGGACCAACTAGGTTTGTACAACGAAGGGTTCCGTCGCTCTCTGCAAACGGTGATGATGATGCTCGTCAATGCGGGCGTCTCAAGCGACTTAGAGGACCGCGTCTTCGAGCTGCTGCTCCGCTGGAGGAACTACGTCAGGGACAACGTGCAGAACCGGCATGAGCTTGTGCCCGAGCTGCTATCCATGGTGCCGCTGCTCGCCCGAATGGGCTCCTCGGATGAAGCACTGCGCACCTACGAGTCCGTCCTCGCCGTTTCGATGGGCCCGAGCTGGTACAAGGAAGATCAGTTCTCGGTGATGTCTCGCGTGCTCGAGGCTCTCCCGTTCGACGCCGAAGTCGCTTCAACTTCTCTCGCACAGATTGCCGCGCTCTTGGAGCGTGCCAGCGGTGAAATGACCTTCCAGCGGTACGTCCGCGCCGACAAAGGCACTTTCATTGGGGAGCTGAGCCGGCGCGGGCTGTATTCGCAGGCGGTTCGCTACTTTCAGCACCAAGCATCCGGAACGCTCGATGAGATGCGGGCCCAAGCTTCAGACGGCGATCTTGACCGCGTTGCCCCCCTCGTCGGGATGCGTTATCCAGGCGGCCAGCTGGAAGAGCAGACCTCGCTGAACGAGCTTCTTAAGCACACAGGTAGCAAAGCCGACTGGCGAGTGCGATGGGCGCTACTTGAGGTTTATCAGCATGGCGACGAACGTCACCTCAGAGATTGGGGGCCAGCGTATGCAGCGCTCATCCAAGAGGTGTCAGGGCATCCAACCGACCTGGCATGGACGATTCAGCGAATCGACCGTATCGCACAAGCCATGAACCCGGAGCGAGCCTGGATGCTGCTCCGGCACCTTTCGGATGCGCTACCGGACTCGTTGCTTGGTCACTTCTCTACACTGCTTGACCAATGCCGGGACTTCTTCAGTCCGAGGGCGCTTGAAGATCTGGGGCGACGCTTCGGGACGAGCGACAAGTTAAGCACAACAGGTTCAGCACAGTCTGAGGCCTCGAAAGATCCGGACGCTACCAAGGATGCTGCCAAGAAGGAGAGAGAGGAGGAAAGCGCTGAGGACCAGCATGTCTTGCCCGGTACCATTGGAACGCACGCATCCGTGCGCAAGGCCGAAGAGGCCCTAGAATCGGCTCGCAGGCATGTTAAGCGAAAGAACATCTCCGCCGCCATCGAGCAGGCAGTCTTGGCCCTGCGAGCGGTGCAGGACGGCGGCTGGTCGATCTGGTCGCACGGGCATCCGGCCAGGATGGCCGACCTTGTCATCTCCGAGAACGTGGCCTCGGCTGACGAACTGGCCCGACTTTATGGACCGCTTGCACTTCGCGAGCAACACAGTCAGAGCTGGAGCGTTGCCTACCAGCTCATCGGTCTGATCGGGCCGAAGCTTGATTCCAACCAGCGGGCGCAGTTGCTTTTTGTGGCGACCGACCATGTTCGTGAGCTGATCGGGGACGCACCGCTGGAGAATTTTGAGTACATCGGCTCCATGGAGTCGGCCGAGGCATCCGACGCCCTTTTAGACCTATTGCTGTGGGCGCTCGACCACCCCAGTTGGGAGCGTCGGGACTCAGCGGCGGCGATGGTGCTCTGGCTTCTTCGAAGCGACGACAAATGGATGCCGAGGTTGGCACCCCTCGCCTTCTCGATGGAGATGGGGAGTCGCGCGGATATCGCTGCGGCCTCGCTGGACATTCTTTCGCGTGAGAGCCCTCAAGCTCTGTGGGAACACATCGTTCCCTTCATCGGCGTCGAGCGGTTGTCGCAAACCTGCTCCCATTCAGGCCGCTACGCAACGCTTCTTCGCATTGCGGATCGCGCGGCATCGAAAGGTGTTGCTTCGGCAACCGAAGCTGCCAGCTTACTGCGTGCGAAGCGCGTCGTGCCCCCGACCCAAGGCAGCGCCACCGAAGAGCCTCTGCAACCAAACCAAGTGCCCTCGACGCTTAACGGTGCACTCCGCGAGCTACACGCGGCCGGGCTCTTGGACGAGGGCGTTTTCTCGCGTGCCGCTTCGATCCTCAGGAACCTGTGTGGCACACACTCATTTGCTGATGCTCAACAACTCGAAACGCTTGCGGCAGAGAGATACCGAGAACCAGACGTTGTTCCCGACCGATGGGCCGCGAGGGTTCGGTATGCGCTGAATGTCGCGCTCTTCGCGCCCGCGACCATCGAGCAGATTGGGAAGATTGAAGCCGCACTTCGAATCTACAACCCAGAGTCCCTGATCGAGCCTCCCGATGGGAGGCCGCTCATCTCAAGCTTGATTGCCGCGATTGAATCCGGCAAGGAACCGAGCTATGTGCCATCAAGCGGGGACCTCGTATTCTTGGATCTGCAGTGTTACCTAGAACGTCAATTTCAGCCCATCAAGGTGGATCTCACATCTCATCTCCTACCGCCTGGACAGTTGACACCCCAACAGGGTCCGCTTGGAGCATTCAAACCAACGGAGCTTCCTAGACCCGGGCCAGGCGAACAGCTCACGGTCTGCAGCCGCGTCAAAACCGGCCTCGCCCACTTTGGCGCCCTCACACCAGCGATAGCGAGCCCGCGTTTCATTCAATTTCTGCAGACGTCAGCCTCATCAATGGTCAGGCACCACTGG
This window harbors:
- a CDS encoding SIR2 family protein → MQVLSFKTNGQWLAVVPQLPPIPGAAQPAAPASEDPATAEAKRALSDVMRCSNLVVLAGLGTSLCVQPAVANGPKAPTMWDLWQQIGARQVAAAAAAIPVGPNFQQLLTLVGHPAAKTDIEALMSRCRLAESFLTGAQKDEVTKFVALAEAHIIAATNFLEHNHPLPVHTEFLRRAARRPQRKSRMKVFTTNYDRCYEEAGRQGRYVVVDGFSHTVPPTFDAIHFSYETVRRLGDSESFDPIPNCFHLYKLHGSVDWQRQEPSGEIMKWVTGGKPVLIYPRNSKYELAFEQPYLEMIGAFQTAVREPDTGLLVVGFGFNDNHLAEPIMSAIRSNLSMKIVVVSPGLAPWNNGVVNGPGECENNKYLGQLKSLAVAGDARITLLNCGFEQMVPFVPDLAAETDLERHVARLRNIGVA
- a CDS encoding ATP-binding protein; this encodes MAGYSLQRGQVGEFVLIEGEEHAVLGRLIETRLPERDRLTVEPTHERDERPIPVGVVQLLTAVDLETGTPLRGIPISPRIGQHVFSAHPLVMKQVVEAGITPEAQRINLARFPHARDTLVSLSPSQLLGRHCAVLGATGGGKSWTLALLVEEIVRLGGKAILFDATGEFQTQVHPGITHVHLGGRKVDQNDSRRFLSFPYWELTESDLFVLLRPSPGVQAPKLKEALRSLKIAQLVQGMATNGLIRKSGTPRLPFEAACVQHGLALRRTGTYFDIGQLSNQIWEECVYPSGFQAQAANWGGPNPNEQSACATLMSRIESELASPNLECLFAPAGLESLPGVIEAFLADPAQRVLRISLEFLSFEHNAREVVANAVGRYLLGLARQGRFMANPVVAILDEAHQFLDKSVGDEFSKTDLDAFGLIAKEGRKYSLTCVLATQRPRDIPEDVLSQMGMFIVHRLINERDRNIVEKACGDLDASAAAFLPTLGQGEAMVVGVSSPMPLPVAINRPARPPSSRSADYENLWG
- the avs1a gene encoding AVAST type 1 anti-phage system MBL fold metallo-hydrolase Avs1a, which codes for MLKIKMYPAKNGDALLVSAFGTHILVDAGYGSTFDEHIAPDLKHLSGEGYRLDLLICTHIDRDHIAGVIEFISANGPSSARSVIDVSQVWHNSLRSLSWPAGKPDSTYDRQVLEAIRKRGFPLPRSAGASANTIGAKQGSSLARLLRDHNYRWNDVDGTTPVKSDRPPEALANGVLVHLLGPTKTRLEELRAWWLREMRRLSYKGTAAIDTIIEDAYEMVCASARQHVVPTAKTISSASKKRLRDVYVADDSLTNGSSIAAIVEGGAKRLLLLGDAWAEDIAAELRRTHGGDSLKLFDAIKVSHHGSLRNTSVDLLSLIDAPLFLISTNGSGHDHPNFEVLAEIVDRPAAFERTIYFNYETPASTRLKAHLSRSGARFNVRITQNDWIQV
- the avs1b gene encoding AVAST type 1 anti-phage system protease Avs1b, encoding MTEEEVKLATCQVLGLGEVGTGWLVSANHVLTAYHCLGDEAAEGAVIEVSFGVGPSASKISAIVDAFEERLDVCLLRLADASELTPIPVHAEVVRPGERWQAFGFPVTKLLIGGVFSGTVQQSLTELANGVDLDLSVSPETALSDYRGLSGAALITAYGCQGMLRVSVDNSLGAVSMESMSGFLAENNLLPEEEAVEDGASPFASRPAFDEVFESTLVQASGGYLFLDGAHGIGKSTYCRGFSPNSEAVETLGVYGFTERSHGFTPSLQAQPEVFVDWLTTLVSTRATGKPARLRERTYAQLIQATHQALGDLASRCAARGRVGLLFIDGVNEVAALGCDTLERFVGLLPTTIPKGLKVVVVGAGLDAIANRLGLLLQGAKRMTLPALEEDIQYRLCARSLDEDKATPSLVSALCERARGHPLYLRYLVDLVNGGADVNDLEALPPFSGSIEDYYERIWSRLLVDADAINLLGIIARLRWGIPTSDLMGMLTASESAAFVPTITRIRHLLSGPSTTEVYHSSFSDFVVHKTSTQSDWIQGRLSDYCVQPGSGEYGELNRVFHGLLSRTEKKLTALAECQQRWVDRCVLLGAEPDVLLGDIEDSLNAAIQVGTATEIVRLLLLSQRLKFRYDTLFAQSASLAAEALIALGKTEQALRHILRHGQLIVDPGEAFSIVRRLIEAGHPEEGVRVLRKVDTLLHSTLTRDRVKLNEYFDAASIRLQGYALADHAGAETSRDDFLEHLVSLVSDPRNNISRENGQRLLTDLIGNMFGTAVCVAHAYKPLALIPIPPGTPDKYQALSLLSILRHAHIHARHYDARLPKDKLGMLLEDISGKVDDTLTPEEKEFGVVDLLIEACASPTLVERYAKGLEWEAGALPLYTENKSLADSRAFIEGYSHLRAAYFLNRNQVLPSPASLEPHEWEERLDTLARSVIWLDAKARRAYASNDQQGLAAAKAYLTEEVLPCFKLQLASRVQWPVAYFVPENIVPILYGCLTDVCLDCLPGEIGDLVGVIEQAFEDQLGLYNEGFRRSLQTVMMMLVNAGVSSDLEDRVFELLLRWRNYVRDNVQNRHELVPELLSMVPLLARMGSSDEALRTYESVLAVSMGPSWYKEDQFSVMSRVLEALPFDAEVASTSLAQIAALLERASGEMTFQRYVRADKGTFIGELSRRGLYSQAVRYFQHQASGTLDEMRAQASDGDLDRVAPLVGMRYPGGQLEEQTSLNELLKHTGSKADWRVRWALLEVYQHGDERHLRDWGPAYAALIQEVSGHPTDLAWTIQRIDRIAQAMNPERAWMLLRHLSDALPDSLLGHFSTLLDQCRDFFSPRALEDLGRRFGTSDKLSTTGSAQSEASKDPDATKDAAKKEREEESAEDQHVLPGTIGTHASVRKAEEALESARRHVKRKNISAAIEQAVLALRAVQDGGWSIWSHGHPARMADLVISENVASADELARLYGPLALREQHSQSWSVAYQLIGLIGPKLDSNQRAQLLFVATDHVRELIGDAPLENFEYIGSMESAEASDALLDLLLWALDHPSWERRDSAAAMVLWLLRSDDKWMPRLAPLAFSMEMGSRADIAAASLDILSRESPQALWEHIVPFIGVERLSQTCSHSGRYATLLRIADRAASKGVASATEAASLLRAKRVVPPTQGSATEEPLQPNQVPSTLNGALRELHAAGLLDEGVFSRAASILRNLCGTHSFADAQQLETLAAERYREPDVVPDRWAARVRYALNVALFAPATIEQIGKIEAALRIYNPESLIEPPDGRPLISSLIAAIESGKEPSYVPSSGDLVFLDLQCYLERQFQPIKVDLTSHLLPPGQLTPQQGPLGAFKPTELPRPGPGEQLTVCSRVKTGLAHFGALTPAIASPRFIQFLQTSASSMVRHHWRDGRTVRSWASSRLHEVSMLAIRRDALVLPPGWRMQWVLRVNGRVRAVLHKDK